The nucleotide window CTGTCGGCCCGTTCGCCTGTGTGTGCCCGGCATGATCGAGAGGGCCGTGGCGGCCGCCTCGGTCGAGAATCTGCGTGAGAAGTAGTGCCCTGACCAGGCCAGTCCGGTCGAGGCCCGCATCGGCCCGCTACGGCCGTTCACGGTCGCCGACTTCCACCACGGCCACCGCACCGCACAGACCCGGGCCCCGCACGCCTACCTGCGCCGGCGCACCACCCACGCCCGCCACCCCGACGTCCTCGCAGCCCGGCGCCGCGAACGCGCCCGGATCCGCGGCGCAAAGGGCATCCGCCGGGGCGGACGCCCACGCAAGACCGCAGCCTGACAACCGGCGCACCTATGGGGTCACAGCGCCAGCCGCGAACGACGCCGCCCGTAGCACGTGTAGACCAGCGCCCCGGCCACCAGGAACCCGGCGAACTGGAGCCAGGTCGCCGGGCCGGTGCCGTAGCCCAGGTACAGGCAGAAGGCGATGCCGAGCAGCGGGCTGAGCGGGAAGAGCGGCACGCGGAAGCGGCGCGGCAGATCGGGGCGGGTGCGGCGCAGCACCATCACGCTGAGGTTGACCGCCACCATGACCGCCAGCGTCCCGATGGTCGACAGGTTCATCACCGCGTCCAGTGGTACGACCGCGGCGGGCACGGCGAAGACCGCCGCGACGATCCAGGTGTTGGCGACGGGGGTGGACGTCCGGGGCGAGACCCGCTCGAAGATCCGCGGGACCAGCCCGTCGCGCGACATCGACATCAGGATGCGGGTCTGGCCGTACATGACCGCGAGGACGACCGAGGCGATGGCGACGACGGCGCCGAAGGCGATCACCCCGCCGCCGAGCGCCGAGTCGGTCACGCGGTTGACGATCAGCGACAGCGCGGCGGGCCGGCCGGCGACGTCGTCGGCGGAGAGCGCACCGATGGCGGAGGCCGCGACCAGGCAGTACAGGACGGTGACCACGCCGATGCAGACCATGATCGCGACGGGGATGTTGCGCCGCGGGTTCCTGACCTCCTCGCCGGCCGTGGTGATCGCGTCGAAGCCGATGTAGGAGAAGAAGGCGACCGAGGCGCCGGAGGTGATGCCGGCGACGCCCTCCGGGGCGAACGGCGTCAGGTTGCCGGCCCGGAAGGCGCTGAGCCCGATCGCGCAGAACACGACCAGGACCGCGAGCTTCAGGACGGCCATCGCGGCGGTCGCCCGGGCGCTCTCCCCGATGCCGCGGACCAGGAGCAGGGCGGCGAGCAGCATCACGACGACGGCCGGGACGTTGACGATGCCGCCGTCACCGGGCGGGCTGGAGAGCACGGCGGGCAGCTGCCAGCCGGTCAGGCTGCCGAGCAGCTCGTTGAGGTACTGGCCCCAGCCGACGGCGACCGCCGAGATCGAGATGCCGTATTCGAGCAGCAGGCACCAGCCGACGAGGAAGGCGGTGCGCTCGCCGAGGGTGGCGTACGCGTAGGAGTACGAGCTGCCGGACACCGGTATCGCGCCGCCCAGCTCGGCGAAGGAGAAGGCGGTG belongs to Streptomyces sp. NBC_01454 and includes:
- a CDS encoding amino acid permease, which encodes MRPPVSRRRPSEALRTAPPAALSGPRIKSPDLLIAESGADLEGHGLRRSMGLFQLICFGIGAIVGTGIFVGLSDTVAAAGPAVLVSFVLAAVTCVFTAFSFAELGGAIPVSGSSYSYAYATLGERTAFLVGWCLLLEYGISISAVAVGWGQYLNELLGSLTGWQLPAVLSSPPGDGGIVNVPAVVVMLLAALLLVRGIGESARATAAMAVLKLAVLVVFCAIGLSAFRAGNLTPFAPEGVAGITSGASVAFFSYIGFDAITTAGEEVRNPRRNIPVAIMVCIGVVTVLYCLVAASAIGALSADDVAGRPAALSLIVNRVTDSALGGGVIAFGAVVAIASVVLAVMYGQTRILMSMSRDGLVPRIFERVSPRTSTPVANTWIVAAVFAVPAAVVPLDAVMNLSTIGTLAVMVAVNLSVMVLRRTRPDLPRRFRVPLFPLSPLLGIAFCLYLGYGTGPATWLQFAGFLVAGALVYTCYGRRRSRLAL